A window of the Gemmatirosa kalamazoonensis genome harbors these coding sequences:
- a CDS encoding S9 family peptidase, whose product MPRRLPAAVLAALVSASPLVGHAQGATPRRAITPADYYRLKTVSDPQRSPDGAWVAYTVTSPDSARDRNDSDVWMTSWDGSQSVRLTWSNESESSPRWSPDNRWLAFVSGRQEGKGGQVWLLDRRGGEAQRVTQIKGGVSDVMWSPDGKRLALVVEDETDSLARRDTSERKTPKPIVLDRYAFKSDGGGYLGSSRSHIAVFTIDTRKLDTLTRGLDDDGTPSWSPDGTRIAFVRTTLPEPRHPGGDDLYVVEARAGATPRRLTDFDGDDSGRPAWSPDGTTIVFLRGDSAKYSAYNQNRLATVPADGSAPARLVPTTIDRPVRSPAFAADGRSVWVVVVDDRTQQVARVRLADGAVERVLTGKRVTSAFSAPGGAADGVMAVLSATPDRAPEIFAAERGTLRQLSHQNDSLFAALQLGTTEEFASRSPDGTDVHAVLVRPAGAAPDSKLPLVLFIHGGPNGQDELAFNLQRELFAARGFAVLSVNYRGSNGRGAAYQKAIFADWGHKEVIDLLGAVDAAVTRGIADPNRLGVGGWSYGGILTDYTIATTPRFKAAVSGAGSALQLSMYGSDMYVTQYEQELGAPWEKRDLWLKLSYPFFNANRIKTPTLFMGGDKDFNVPVVGGEQMYQALRTLGVPTQLVVYPGMHHSPSAPSHRVDILQRYVSWFDRWLAPDAGARPVVGAAQR is encoded by the coding sequence ATGCCTCGACGCCTTCCTGCCGCGGTGCTCGCGGCCCTCGTCTCCGCGTCCCCCCTCGTCGGCCACGCACAGGGCGCGACGCCTCGTCGGGCGATCACCCCGGCCGACTACTACCGGCTGAAGACCGTCTCCGACCCGCAGCGCTCGCCCGACGGCGCGTGGGTGGCGTACACGGTGACCTCGCCCGACTCCGCGCGCGACCGCAACGACAGCGACGTGTGGATGACGAGCTGGGACGGGTCGCAGTCGGTGCGACTCACCTGGTCGAACGAGTCGGAGAGCTCGCCGCGGTGGAGCCCGGACAACCGGTGGCTCGCGTTCGTCTCCGGCCGCCAGGAGGGGAAGGGCGGCCAGGTGTGGCTGCTCGACCGGCGAGGCGGCGAGGCGCAGCGCGTGACGCAGATCAAGGGCGGCGTCTCCGACGTGATGTGGTCGCCGGACGGCAAGCGCCTCGCGCTCGTCGTGGAGGACGAGACCGACTCGCTCGCGCGGCGCGATACCTCGGAGCGCAAGACGCCGAAGCCGATCGTGCTCGATCGCTACGCGTTCAAGAGCGACGGCGGCGGCTACCTCGGCTCGTCGCGCAGCCACATCGCCGTGTTCACGATCGACACGCGCAAGCTGGACACGCTCACGCGCGGGCTCGACGACGACGGCACGCCGAGCTGGTCGCCCGACGGGACGCGGATCGCGTTCGTGCGCACGACGCTGCCCGAGCCGCGGCATCCCGGCGGCGACGACCTGTACGTCGTGGAGGCGCGCGCCGGCGCGACGCCGCGGCGCCTAACGGACTTCGACGGCGACGACTCCGGCCGGCCGGCGTGGAGCCCCGACGGCACGACGATCGTGTTCCTGCGCGGCGACTCGGCGAAGTACTCGGCGTACAACCAGAACCGGCTGGCCACCGTGCCCGCGGACGGCAGCGCGCCGGCGCGCCTCGTGCCGACGACGATCGACCGGCCGGTGCGCTCGCCGGCGTTCGCGGCCGACGGCCGGTCGGTGTGGGTCGTCGTGGTGGACGACCGCACGCAGCAGGTGGCCCGCGTGCGCCTCGCCGACGGCGCGGTGGAGCGTGTGCTCACCGGCAAGCGCGTGACGAGCGCGTTCAGCGCGCCGGGCGGCGCCGCGGACGGCGTCATGGCGGTGCTGAGCGCGACACCCGACCGCGCGCCGGAGATCTTCGCGGCCGAGCGCGGCACGCTGCGGCAGCTGTCGCACCAGAACGACTCGCTGTTCGCGGCGCTGCAGCTCGGCACCACCGAGGAGTTCGCGTCGCGCAGCCCGGACGGAACCGACGTGCACGCGGTGCTCGTGCGCCCTGCCGGCGCGGCGCCGGACTCGAAGCTGCCGCTCGTGCTCTTCATCCACGGCGGGCCTAACGGGCAGGACGAGCTCGCGTTCAACCTGCAGCGCGAGCTGTTCGCGGCCCGCGGCTTCGCGGTGCTCTCGGTGAACTATCGCGGCAGCAACGGGCGCGGCGCGGCGTACCAGAAGGCGATCTTCGCCGACTGGGGCCACAAGGAGGTGATCGACCTGCTCGGCGCGGTGGACGCGGCGGTGACGCGCGGCATCGCGGACCCGAACCGGCTCGGCGTCGGCGGGTGGAGCTACGGCGGCATCCTGACCGACTACACGATCGCGACGACGCCGCGCTTCAAGGCGGCGGTGAGCGGGGCCGGGAGCGCGCTGCAGCTCTCGATGTACGGCTCCGACATGTACGTCACGCAGTACGAGCAGGAGCTCGGCGCGCCGTGGGAGAAGCGCGACCTGTGGCTCAAGCTCTCGTACCCGTTCTTCAACGCGAACCGGATCAAGACGCCGACGCTGTTCATGGGCGGCGACAAGGACTTCAACGTCCCCGTCGTCGGCGGCGAGCAGATGTACCAGGCGCTGCGCACGCTCGGCGTACCGACGCAGCTGGTCGTCTACCCCGGCATGCACCACTCGCCGTCCGCGCCGAGCCACCGCGTGGACATCCTGCAGCGGTACGTGTCGTGGTTCGACCGGTGGCTCGCGCCGGATGCCGGCGCGCGGCCGGTGGTCGGTGCGGCGCAGCGGTGA
- a CDS encoding alpha-1,4-glucan--maltose-1-phosphate maltosyltransferase, with protein sequence MHDRKEPRLRPPRGGGALPHLAIEHVTPVVDDGRFAPKRIVGELLEVGADIFKDGHDLLRARVRYRGPRDTDWRYTPLAWDKNADRWHGAFELDAIGRWTFTVEGWTDAFGTWRGKLEKKVNAGQDVAVELLEAVEMVRAAVKATRAGDSRRKLDAYATLLADDANAQRTKVQAALAPELLALMEAHHPPDDLATYDRELPLWVDRERAGFAAWYELFPRSAAPDGRHGTFADAERLLPRVAELGFDVVYLPPIHPIGRTFRKGKNNTLDPEPGDVGSPWAIGGAEGGHDAVHPELGTVADFERFVRRANELGLEIALDYALQCAPDHPWVKEHPDWFHIRPDGTIAYAENPPKKYQDIYPINFWCDDRENLWNACRDVLLFWVDRGVKTFRVDNPHTKPFAFWEWAIREVQSRHPDVLFLSEAFTRPKKLLHLAKLGFSQSYGYFTWKNAKWEIEQWLDEFLAPEVTQYHRGNFFANTPDILHEFLVHGGRPAFRLRLLLAATLSPLYGIYSGYELSENVPVRPGSEEYLNSEKYELRPRDYTARGNLDEDIRRLNTIRRAERALQRQDNLTFHFAETPEILFYRRAGVGGSADILGVVNLDPHHAQHGLVHVPVDAMGIGPDEPYQVHDLLTGARYTWRGVRNYVRLDPALQPGHLLRVVPLSRRDREGWP encoded by the coding sequence ATGCACGACCGGAAAGAACCCCGCCTCCGGCCGCCGAGGGGCGGCGGCGCGCTGCCCCACCTCGCCATCGAGCACGTCACCCCCGTCGTGGACGACGGGCGGTTCGCCCCGAAGCGCATCGTCGGGGAGCTGCTGGAGGTCGGCGCGGACATCTTCAAGGACGGGCACGACCTCCTGCGTGCCCGTGTCCGCTACCGCGGACCCCGCGACACCGACTGGCGCTACACGCCGCTCGCGTGGGACAAGAACGCGGACCGATGGCACGGCGCGTTCGAGCTCGACGCGATCGGCCGCTGGACGTTCACCGTCGAGGGGTGGACCGACGCGTTCGGCACCTGGCGGGGCAAGCTCGAGAAGAAGGTGAACGCCGGGCAGGACGTCGCCGTCGAGCTGCTCGAGGCCGTGGAGATGGTACGCGCGGCGGTGAAGGCGACGCGTGCCGGCGACTCGCGTCGGAAGCTCGACGCGTACGCGACGCTGCTCGCCGACGACGCGAACGCGCAGCGGACGAAGGTCCAGGCGGCGCTCGCCCCCGAGCTGCTCGCGCTCATGGAGGCGCATCACCCGCCGGACGACCTCGCGACCTACGATCGCGAGCTGCCGCTGTGGGTCGATCGCGAGCGCGCGGGCTTCGCGGCGTGGTACGAGCTGTTCCCGCGCTCGGCCGCGCCCGACGGCCGACACGGCACCTTCGCCGACGCGGAGCGGTTGCTGCCGCGCGTGGCCGAGCTGGGATTCGACGTCGTGTACCTGCCGCCGATCCATCCGATCGGCCGCACGTTCCGGAAGGGGAAGAACAACACGCTCGATCCCGAGCCGGGCGACGTCGGCAGCCCGTGGGCGATCGGCGGCGCGGAGGGGGGACACGACGCCGTGCATCCGGAGCTCGGCACGGTCGCCGACTTCGAGCGATTCGTTAGGCGGGCGAACGAGCTGGGGCTCGAGATCGCGCTCGACTACGCGCTGCAGTGCGCCCCCGACCATCCGTGGGTGAAGGAGCACCCCGACTGGTTCCACATCCGCCCGGACGGCACGATCGCGTACGCGGAGAATCCGCCGAAGAAGTATCAGGACATCTACCCGATCAACTTCTGGTGCGACGATCGGGAGAACCTGTGGAACGCGTGCCGCGACGTGCTGCTGTTCTGGGTGGACCGCGGCGTGAAGACGTTCCGCGTCGACAACCCGCACACGAAGCCGTTCGCGTTCTGGGAGTGGGCGATCCGCGAGGTGCAGTCGCGGCATCCCGACGTGCTGTTCCTCTCCGAGGCGTTCACGCGGCCGAAGAAGCTGCTCCACCTCGCGAAGCTCGGCTTCTCGCAGTCGTACGGCTACTTCACGTGGAAGAACGCGAAGTGGGAGATCGAGCAGTGGCTCGACGAGTTCCTCGCGCCCGAGGTGACGCAGTACCACCGCGGCAACTTCTTCGCGAACACGCCGGACATCCTGCACGAGTTCCTCGTACACGGCGGGCGTCCCGCGTTCCGCCTGCGCCTGCTGCTCGCCGCGACGCTGAGCCCTCTGTACGGCATCTACAGCGGCTACGAGCTGTCGGAGAACGTCCCCGTCAGGCCGGGGAGCGAGGAGTACCTGAACAGCGAGAAGTACGAGCTGCGCCCGCGCGACTACACCGCTCGGGGCAACCTGGACGAGGACATCCGCCGCCTCAACACGATCCGCCGCGCCGAGCGCGCGCTGCAGCGGCAGGACAACCTCACGTTCCATTTCGCGGAGACGCCGGAGATCCTGTTCTATCGTCGCGCGGGCGTCGGCGGGTCGGCCGACATCCTCGGCGTCGTGAACCTCGACCCGCACCACGCGCAGCACGGGCTGGTGCACGTGCCCGTCGACGCGATGGGCATCGGACCCGACGAGCCGTACCAGGTGCACGACCTGTTGACCGGGGCGCGCTACACGTGGCGCGGCGTGCGCAACTACGTGCGTCTCGACCCGGCGCTGCAACCTGGACACCTGCTGCGCGTGGTGCCGCTGTCCCGTCGTGACCGGGAGGGCTGGCCATGA
- the treS gene encoding maltose alpha-D-glucosyltransferase — translation MTAAYDPLWYKDAIIYQLHVKAYRDSNADGYGDFRGLMDKLDYIQSLGVDCVWLLPFYPSPLRDDGYDIADYKAINPTYGTLDDFRAFLDAAHARGIRVITELVINHTSDQHPWFQRARQAPKGSPERDWYVWSDDPNKYAETRIIFTDTETSNWTWDPVAQQFFWHRFFSHQPDLNFDNPAVFDAVVDAMRFWLDMGVDGLRLDAIPYLVERDGTNCENLPETHEVLKRLRAVVDDEYRGRIFLAEANQWPPDVRPYFGDSDECHMAFHFPVMPRMYMAVAQENRTPIVEIMARTPDIPPDCQWAIFLRNHDELTLEMVTDEERDYMYSEYAKDPRMRINVGIRRRLAPLMDNGRRRIELMNILLMSMPGTPILYYGDEIGMGDNIFLGDRNGVRTPMQWNGSWNSGFSEADQAALFSPLVVDPPYGYQGVNVMAQERTNTSLLRWMRRLISVRQKSRAFGRGRIEFLHPDNRKVLAFLREHEGDTILVACNLARSAEPAQLDLSRFAGCTPIEMWADRPFPPIGELPYFLTFGPYGYYWFRLDGSAGGGEPR, via the coding sequence ATGACGGCGGCGTACGATCCGCTCTGGTACAAGGACGCGATCATCTATCAGCTGCACGTGAAGGCGTACCGCGACAGCAACGCCGACGGCTACGGCGACTTCCGCGGGCTGATGGACAAGCTGGATTACATCCAGTCGCTCGGCGTCGACTGCGTGTGGCTGCTGCCGTTCTATCCGTCGCCGCTGCGCGACGACGGCTACGACATCGCGGACTACAAGGCGATCAACCCGACGTACGGCACGCTCGACGACTTCCGCGCGTTCCTCGACGCGGCGCACGCGCGCGGCATTCGCGTGATCACGGAGCTCGTCATCAACCACACGTCGGACCAGCACCCGTGGTTCCAGCGCGCGCGTCAGGCGCCGAAGGGAAGCCCGGAGCGCGACTGGTACGTGTGGAGCGACGATCCGAACAAGTACGCCGAGACGCGCATCATCTTCACCGACACGGAGACGTCGAACTGGACGTGGGATCCGGTCGCGCAGCAGTTCTTCTGGCACCGGTTCTTCTCGCACCAGCCGGATCTCAACTTCGACAACCCGGCGGTGTTCGACGCGGTCGTCGACGCGATGCGCTTCTGGCTCGACATGGGCGTCGACGGGCTGCGGCTCGACGCGATCCCGTATCTCGTCGAGCGCGACGGCACGAACTGCGAGAACCTGCCGGAGACGCACGAGGTGTTGAAGCGACTGCGCGCCGTCGTCGACGACGAGTACCGCGGGCGCATCTTCCTGGCCGAGGCGAACCAGTGGCCGCCCGACGTGCGGCCGTACTTCGGCGACAGCGACGAGTGCCACATGGCGTTCCACTTCCCGGTGATGCCGCGCATGTACATGGCGGTCGCCCAGGAGAACCGGACGCCGATCGTCGAGATCATGGCGCGCACGCCCGACATCCCGCCGGACTGTCAGTGGGCGATCTTCCTCCGCAACCACGACGAGCTGACGCTCGAGATGGTGACCGACGAGGAGCGCGACTACATGTACAGCGAGTACGCGAAGGATCCCCGCATGCGCATCAACGTGGGGATCCGGCGCCGGCTCGCGCCGCTCATGGACAACGGCCGGCGGCGCATCGAGCTGATGAACATCCTCTTGATGTCGATGCCCGGCACGCCGATCCTGTATTACGGCGACGAGATCGGCATGGGGGACAACATCTTTCTCGGCGACCGCAACGGCGTGCGCACGCCGATGCAGTGGAACGGCTCGTGGAACTCCGGCTTCTCCGAGGCCGACCAGGCCGCGCTCTTCAGTCCCCTCGTCGTCGACCCGCCGTACGGCTACCAGGGCGTGAACGTGATGGCGCAGGAGCGCACGAACACGTCGCTGCTGCGGTGGATGCGCCGGCTCATCTCGGTGCGTCAGAAGTCGCGCGCGTTCGGCCGCGGGCGCATCGAGTTCCTGCATCCCGACAATCGCAAGGTGCTGGCGTTCCTGCGCGAGCACGAGGGCGACACGATCCTCGTCGCGTGCAACCTCGCGCGCTCGGCGGAGCCGGCGCAGCTCGACCTGTCGCGCTTCGCGGGGTGCACGCCGATCGAGATGTGGGCCGACCGGCCGTTCCCGCCGATCGGCGAGCTGCCGTACTTCCTCACGTTCGGGCCGTACGGCTACTACTGGTTCCGGCTCGACGGGTCCGCGGGCGGAGGGGAGCCGCGGTGA
- a CDS encoding OmpA family protein, whose translation MMRNMKLAAVASFAVVASSGCATKGYVNRSVNTAAEQERMARIAGDSSSARDIAGVRTDVATLRTNLESLRSDLTALRTEFGARITAMEDQVKFDMPVHFGFDDAMVRDQDHAALERFAKVAQKYYPGAKITVEGFADPAGTPRYNLQLSKRRADAVRDYLVQQGLNDGLLASIGYGESRQVRPGAAKDAPGAELNRRVVFVVEASDVGSVTAMAAQNP comes from the coding sequence ATGATGCGCAACATGAAGCTGGCCGCGGTCGCATCGTTCGCGGTGGTCGCGAGCAGCGGCTGCGCCACGAAGGGTTACGTCAACCGCAGCGTCAACACCGCTGCCGAGCAGGAGCGCATGGCCCGCATCGCGGGCGACAGCTCGAGCGCTCGTGACATCGCCGGTGTGCGCACGGATGTCGCGACGCTGCGTACGAACCTCGAGTCGCTGCGGAGCGACTTGACGGCGCTGCGCACCGAGTTCGGCGCGCGCATCACCGCGATGGAAGATCAGGTGAAGTTCGACATGCCGGTGCACTTCGGCTTCGACGACGCGATGGTGCGCGATCAGGACCACGCGGCGCTCGAGCGCTTCGCGAAGGTCGCCCAGAAGTACTATCCGGGCGCGAAGATCACCGTCGAGGGCTTCGCCGATCCGGCCGGCACGCCGCGCTACAACCTGCAGCTCTCGAAGCGCCGCGCCGATGCCGTGCGCGACTATCTCGTGCAGCAGGGGCTGAACGACGGCCTGCTCGCGTCGATCGGCTACGGCGAGTCGCGGCAGGTGCGGCCGGGCGCCGCGAAGGATGCGCCGGGCGCCGAGCTGAACCGCCGAGTGGTGTTCGTGGTCGAGGCGAGCGACGTCGGGAGCGTGACGGCGATGGCGGCGCAGAATCCCTGA
- a CDS encoding SDR family oxidoreductase, protein MPDTSVFREGLLDGQVALVTGGGTGIGFGISELLASLGAHVVIASRRRQHLDPTVELLRGGGGKASAVEVDVRDPERVRAMVEEVRAEHGRIDLLVNNAAGNFYAPSESLTPNAWRSVVEIDLYGTFFCTQAVMPVMKAQGGGRVVNVSMTLHYRGWPQMAHATAAKAGIDALTRTLAVEWAPHGIRVNAVAPGPIPTEGVRKAFTPPAESGIPDVFAAADQAMATWAKKMIPLRRWGTPRDVANMVAFLASPAGDWITGAIFVVDGGEWLAKPAP, encoded by the coding sequence ATGCCCGATACCTCGGTGTTCCGCGAAGGGTTGCTCGACGGCCAGGTCGCGCTCGTCACGGGTGGCGGCACGGGCATCGGCTTCGGCATCTCCGAGCTGCTGGCGTCGTTAGGCGCGCACGTCGTCATCGCGAGCCGGCGCCGGCAGCATCTCGATCCGACGGTGGAGCTGCTGCGCGGCGGCGGTGGGAAGGCGTCGGCGGTCGAGGTCGACGTGCGCGATCCCGAGCGCGTGCGCGCGATGGTGGAGGAGGTGCGCGCCGAGCACGGGCGCATCGACCTGCTCGTGAACAACGCGGCGGGCAACTTCTACGCGCCGTCGGAGTCGCTGACGCCTAACGCGTGGCGCTCCGTGGTGGAGATCGATCTGTACGGCACGTTCTTCTGCACGCAGGCCGTGATGCCGGTGATGAAGGCGCAGGGCGGGGGGCGCGTGGTGAACGTGTCGATGACGCTGCACTACCGCGGCTGGCCGCAGATGGCGCACGCGACGGCAGCGAAGGCGGGGATCGACGCGCTCACGCGCACGCTCGCCGTGGAGTGGGCGCCGCACGGCATCCGCGTGAACGCGGTCGCGCCCGGTCCGATCCCCACCGAAGGCGTGCGCAAGGCGTTCACGCCACCGGCAGAGAGCGGCATTCCGGACGTGTTCGCCGCAGCGGATCAGGCGATGGCGACGTGGGCGAAAAAGATGATCCCGCTGCGGCGCTGGGGCACGCCACGTGACGTAGCGAACATGGTCGCGTTCCTCGCGTCGCCCGCCGGCGACTGGATCACCGGCGCGATCTTCGTCGTGGACGGGGGCGAATGGCTCGCCAAGCCCGCGCCGTGA
- the glgX gene encoding glycogen debranching protein GlgX, giving the protein MRVWPGQPFPLGAHWDGEGVNFAIFSENGTAVELCLFDTAGDAFETVKIPLRERSDQVWHCYLPDVRPGQLYGYRVHGPYDPHRGHRFNPAKLLIDPYAKAVSNTIRWSDALFGYRVGGPREDLEPTTDNSAAGIPKSVVVDNAFTWADDRPPRTPWNRTVIYECHVKGMTVRHPEVDPRHRGTYLGLASDPIIDYFLALGVTAVELLPVHHYVVDRHLAERGLSNYWGYNSIAFFAPDYRYSTVGVHEDAPRNYGQQVYEFKTMVKKLHSAGIEVILDVVYNHTGEGNHLGPTLSLRGVDNKAYYLLNPENPRFYMDFTGTGNSLNMMHPRTIQLIMDSLRYWVTEMHVDGFRFDLAPVLARELFEVNRLSAFFDIIHQDPVLSRVKLIAEPWDVGPGGYQVGNFPVGWAEWNGKYRDCTRRFWRGDPGMVPELASRLSGSSDIYEWSDRQAYASVNFVTAHDGYTLRDLVTYERKHNEANGEGNRDGHDDNLSRNWGVEGETDDVRVLQKRRRAMRNFLATLAFSQGVPMISHGDEIGRTQRGNNNAYAQDNDISWIDWSLEPWQEELLAFARHVFSVRHGNPVLRRRSFFRGRPVNAAGVKDLTWLRPDGEEMGDHTWGEAGNHAVGMLISGEAADETDDRGRPVRGDTMLLVLNGGFDDVEWTLPSMAGDGQWRCVVDTASDEQGPVTTSQIHVPGFSLVLLRYGQERRAELPVWARDTIAAPTLLPGPKPSRVEPTVAEPAVAEPAVAEPAAEPAAPDVATIDVAPDEDTQPMPEEAMV; this is encoded by the coding sequence ATGCGCGTCTGGCCCGGACAACCTTTCCCACTCGGCGCCCACTGGGACGGCGAGGGGGTGAACTTCGCGATCTTCTCGGAGAACGGCACCGCCGTCGAGCTGTGTCTGTTCGACACGGCGGGCGACGCGTTCGAGACCGTGAAGATCCCGCTGCGCGAGCGCAGCGACCAGGTCTGGCACTGCTACCTCCCGGATGTGCGTCCGGGACAGCTCTACGGCTACCGCGTGCACGGACCGTACGACCCGCACCGCGGCCATCGCTTCAACCCCGCCAAGCTGCTCATCGACCCGTACGCGAAGGCGGTGAGCAACACCATCCGGTGGAGCGACGCGCTGTTCGGCTATCGCGTCGGCGGCCCGCGCGAGGATCTCGAGCCGACGACGGACAACAGCGCGGCGGGCATCCCGAAGAGCGTCGTGGTGGACAACGCGTTCACGTGGGCCGACGACCGCCCGCCGCGCACGCCGTGGAACCGCACGGTGATCTACGAGTGCCACGTGAAGGGGATGACGGTGCGTCATCCCGAGGTCGACCCGCGGCACCGCGGTACGTACCTCGGCCTCGCGTCGGATCCGATCATCGACTACTTCCTCGCGCTCGGCGTGACGGCGGTGGAGCTCCTGCCGGTGCACCACTACGTCGTCGACCGGCATCTCGCGGAGCGCGGGCTGTCGAACTACTGGGGGTACAACTCCATCGCGTTCTTCGCGCCCGACTACCGCTACTCCACGGTGGGTGTCCACGAGGACGCGCCGCGGAACTACGGGCAGCAGGTGTACGAGTTCAAGACGATGGTGAAGAAGCTCCACTCCGCCGGCATCGAGGTGATCCTCGACGTCGTGTACAACCACACCGGAGAGGGGAACCACCTCGGCCCGACGCTGTCGCTGCGCGGCGTGGACAACAAGGCGTACTACCTGCTCAACCCCGAGAACCCGCGGTTCTACATGGACTTCACGGGGACGGGGAACTCGCTGAACATGATGCACCCGCGGACGATCCAGCTGATCATGGACTCGCTCCGCTACTGGGTCACCGAGATGCACGTCGACGGGTTCCGCTTCGACCTCGCGCCGGTGCTCGCGCGCGAGCTGTTCGAGGTGAACCGGCTTTCGGCGTTCTTCGACATCATCCACCAGGACCCCGTGCTGTCGCGCGTGAAGCTGATCGCCGAGCCGTGGGACGTGGGGCCCGGCGGCTACCAGGTCGGCAACTTCCCGGTCGGCTGGGCGGAGTGGAACGGCAAGTACCGCGACTGCACGCGCCGCTTCTGGCGCGGTGATCCGGGGATGGTGCCCGAGCTCGCGTCGCGCCTCTCCGGCTCGAGCGACATCTACGAGTGGAGCGACCGGCAGGCGTACGCGAGCGTCAACTTCGTGACCGCGCACGACGGCTACACGCTGCGCGACCTCGTCACGTACGAGCGCAAGCACAACGAGGCGAACGGCGAGGGCAACCGCGACGGCCACGATGACAACCTGAGTCGCAACTGGGGCGTCGAGGGAGAGACCGACGACGTTCGCGTGCTGCAGAAGCGCCGCCGTGCGATGCGCAACTTCCTCGCGACGCTCGCGTTCTCGCAGGGCGTCCCGATGATCTCGCACGGCGACGAGATCGGTCGCACGCAGCGCGGCAACAACAACGCGTACGCGCAGGACAACGACATCAGCTGGATCGACTGGTCGCTCGAGCCGTGGCAGGAGGAGCTGCTCGCGTTCGCGCGCCACGTCTTCTCGGTGCGCCACGGCAACCCCGTGCTGCGCCGGCGCAGCTTCTTCCGCGGTCGACCGGTGAACGCGGCGGGCGTGAAGGATCTCACGTGGCTCCGCCCCGACGGCGAGGAGATGGGCGACCACACGTGGGGCGAGGCGGGCAACCACGCCGTCGGGATGCTCATCAGCGGAGAGGCGGCCGACGAGACCGACGACCGCGGCCGGCCGGTGCGCGGCGATACCATGCTGCTCGTGCTGAACGGCGGCTTCGACGACGTGGAGTGGACGCTGCCGTCGATGGCGGGCGACGGGCAGTGGCGATGCGTGGTGGACACGGCGAGCGACGAGCAGGGACCGGTGACGACGAGCCAGATCCACGTGCCCGGCTTCTCGCTCGTGCTGCTCCGCTACGGGCAGGAGCGTCGCGCCGAGCTGCCCGTGTGGGCGCGCGACACGATCGCCGCGCCGACGCTGCTCCCCGGGCCCAAGCCGTCGCGCGTCGAGCCGACGGTGGCCGAGCCCGCGGTCGCCGAGCCCGCGGTCGCCGAGCCGGCGGCCGAACCGGCCGCACCCGATGTCGCGACGATCGACGTCGCGCCCGACGAGGACACGCAGCCCATGCCCGAGGAGGCAATGGTATGA